One window of Chitinophagaceae bacterium genomic DNA carries:
- a CDS encoding TrpB-like pyridoxal phosphate-dependent enzyme — protein MKRKIYLSEKDIPKKWYNVAADMVNKPLPPLHPATKQPVGPQDLSPLFPMELIKQEVSTERYIDIPEEVLDMYKIWRPSPLFRAVYLEKALGSSSKIYYKYEGGSPAGSHKPNTAIPQVYYNKQEKVKKITTETGAGQWGTALSFACAQFGIECEVYMVKISFSQKPYRKILINSFGGKVIASPSSNTNAGRKQLEINPNSNGSLGIAISEAIEVAAQSETTKYALGSVLNHVLMHQTIIGEEARKQLEYTGDYPDIVIAPLGGGSNFAGISFPFLRDTLQNGKKIRCIAVEPASCPKLTEGKFMYDFGDAQGYTPLLPMYTLGHTFNPAAIHAGGLRYHGASVLCSQLLKDKLIEASAIQQLECFKAGVLFSKTEGILPAPEACHAIAQVIREVEQAKKEGKNKTILFNLCGHGYLDLQAYQDFFENKLVDHTLPSEEIHQSIEQIRSLQP, from the coding sequence ATGAAAAGAAAAATTTACTTATCAGAAAAGGATATACCAAAAAAATGGTATAATGTAGCAGCAGATATGGTAAATAAACCATTACCTCCTCTTCATCCTGCAACAAAACAACCAGTAGGACCTCAAGATTTATCGCCTCTATTTCCTATGGAACTTATTAAGCAAGAAGTTTCAACGGAAAGATACATTGATATACCAGAGGAAGTGTTAGACATGTATAAAATATGGAGACCATCACCTTTATTTCGTGCCGTTTATTTAGAAAAAGCATTAGGCAGTTCTTCAAAAATTTATTATAAATACGAGGGAGGCAGTCCTGCGGGTTCTCATAAACCCAATACTGCTATTCCACAAGTATATTATAATAAACAAGAAAAAGTAAAAAAAATAACTACTGAAACAGGAGCAGGGCAATGGGGAACAGCTCTTTCTTTTGCTTGTGCTCAATTTGGAATAGAATGCGAAGTATATATGGTAAAAATTAGCTTCTCTCAAAAACCGTACAGGAAAATACTCATAAATTCTTTTGGAGGAAAAGTAATAGCGTCACCAAGCAGCAACACAAACGCAGGAAGGAAACAATTAGAAATAAATCCAAATTCTAATGGAAGTTTAGGAATTGCAATATCAGAAGCAATAGAAGTAGCTGCACAGAGTGAAACTACAAAATATGCGCTAGGATCTGTGTTGAATCATGTTCTTATGCATCAAACTATTATCGGAGAAGAAGCCAGAAAACAGTTAGAATATACAGGTGATTACCCAGATATAGTAATAGCACCATTAGGAGGAGGTTCTAATTTTGCAGGTATTAGTTTTCCGTTCTTACGGGATACATTACAAAATGGGAAAAAAATACGATGTATAGCAGTGGAACCTGCTTCATGTCCTAAATTAACAGAAGGTAAGTTTATGTATGATTTTGGGGATGCTCAGGGGTATACTCCTCTTTTACCGATGTATACATTGGGGCATACTTTTAATCCTGCCGCTATCCATGCAGGAGGATTGAGATATCATGGGGCAAGTGTACTTTGTAGTCAGCTCCTAAAAGATAAACTTATAGAAGCGTCTGCAATTCAGCAGTTAGAATGTTTTAAGGCAGGGGTGTTATTTTCTAAAACAGAGGGTATTCTTCCCGCACCTGAAGCATGCCATGCTATTGCTCAAGTTATCCGAGAAGTAGAGCAAGCAAAAAAAGAAGGAAAAAATAAAACAATACTGTTTAATCTTTGTGGTCATGGATATTTAGACCTTCAAGCATATCAAGATTTTTTTGAAAATAAATTGGTAGATCATACACTTCCTTCCGAAGAAATTCATCAGAGTATAGAACAGATTAGAAGTTTACAACCTTAA
- a CDS encoding ABC transporter permease: MNVAFFIAWRYIFSKKKQFIHIISLVSLLGVAFGTMALVIALSVFNGLEDLLKTNVFNAFDAELKVVLERGKSFDMHSVDSKKIKEIPHVTSVVEIIEDNALISYNGIQNIITIKGVGGRFIKNNPMKDYIDGEFILQKNNQYFLLIGKGIENNLQLFDRQDQRVQIFYPKITTTHTGIQPSDYYNTKEIWVSGSFSIEKHYDENYAIAPIQFVRELMDYGNKITALEINIQQKVHIHTIKKKVQEMVGEQFQVLDEEEQHSDIFKILKTENFFVFLIFSFILFIASINIFFFLTMLAMGKKKDVKILYAIGADSFLIKKIFLLVGIIIGFIGSSLGIFLGIIVCLLQQDFGIISMGISSSIIDAYPVKIEVTDIILVYGIIFFITFFISYRPADFISKIR, from the coding sequence TTGAACGTTGCTTTTTTCATTGCATGGAGGTATATTTTTTCTAAAAAAAAACAATTTATTCATATTATATCTCTTGTTTCTTTATTGGGTGTCGCCTTTGGAACTATGGCTTTGGTCATAGCTCTTTCTGTTTTTAATGGATTAGAAGACCTTCTCAAAACAAATGTGTTTAATGCTTTTGATGCAGAATTGAAAGTAGTATTAGAAAGAGGAAAATCTTTTGATATGCACTCTGTGGATTCAAAAAAAATAAAAGAAATACCACATGTTACCTCGGTTGTAGAAATTATAGAAGATAACGCACTTATATCTTATAACGGTATCCAAAATATTATAACGATAAAGGGGGTAGGTGGAAGGTTTATTAAAAATAATCCAATGAAAGATTATATAGATGGAGAATTTATTTTACAAAAAAATAATCAATACTTTTTATTAATCGGAAAAGGAATCGAAAACAATTTGCAACTCTTTGACCGCCAAGACCAGAGAGTGCAAATATTTTATCCTAAAATCACCACAACTCATACAGGCATACAACCAAGTGACTATTATAATACAAAAGAGATTTGGGTAAGTGGCTCTTTTAGTATAGAAAAGCACTATGACGAGAATTATGCCATTGCTCCCATCCAATTTGTAAGGGAACTTATGGATTATGGAAATAAAATAACCGCTTTAGAAATTAACATACAGCAAAAAGTACATATCCATACGATTAAAAAAAAAGTGCAAGAAATGGTGGGGGAACAATTTCAGGTGTTAGACGAAGAAGAGCAGCATTCCGATATATTTAAAATTCTCAAAACAGAGAACTTTTTTGTTTTTTTAATTTTTTCTTTTATACTTTTCATTGCCTCTATCAATATATTTTTCTTCCTGACGATGCTCGCAATGGGCAAAAAGAAAGATGTAAAAATTTTATATGCCATAGGTGCAGATAGTTTTTTGATAAAAAAAATATTCCTTTTAGTAGGTATCATTATAGGGTTTATTGGCAGTAGTTTAGGTATTTTTTTAGGAATTATTGTTTGCCTATTGCAACAAGATTTTGGAATTATATCTATGGGGATAAGTTCTTCTATTATTGATGCTTATCCCGTAAAAATAGAAGTAACAGATATTATACTCGTATATGGTATTATATTTTTTATTACGTTTTTTATTTCTTACAGACCTGCGGATTTTATTTCAAAAATAAGATGA